One Prolixibacteraceae bacterium DNA segment encodes these proteins:
- a CDS encoding low molecular weight phosphotyrosine protein phosphatase: MSTQENKTKVLFICLGNICRSAAAEGIFKKYAEDAGMLDQFEIDSAGMISAHEGEKADRRMRKHSEMRGYVLESISRPFDKDVDFDSADYIVAMDGSNILDLKSRARDEADLKKIHRMTDFVVEYDYDTVPDPYTGGPDGFEMVLDILEDSCKGLLDKLKK, translated from the coding sequence ATGAGTACTCAAGAAAACAAGACAAAAGTTCTTTTTATCTGTTTAGGTAATATTTGTCGTTCGGCTGCTGCAGAAGGAATTTTTAAGAAGTATGCTGAAGATGCTGGGATGTTAGATCAATTTGAAATTGATTCTGCAGGAATGATCTCAGCTCATGAAGGGGAGAAAGCAGATAGAAGAATGCGTAAGCACTCTGAAATGCGCGGTTATGTTCTAGAGAGTATTTCTCGTCCTTTTGATAAAGATGTTGACTTTGATAGTGCGGATTATATTGTGGCGATGGATGGTTCTAATATCTTAGATTTAAAATCTAGAGCAAGAGATGAGGCGGATTTGAAGAAAATTCATCGAATGACAGATTTCGTTGTGGAGTATGATTACGACACTGTACCTGACCCTTACACAGGTGGTCCTGATGGTTTCGAGATGGTGTTAGATATACTAGAAGACAGCTGTAAGGGACTTTTGGATAAACTAAAAAAATAG
- a CDS encoding fructosamine kinase family protein encodes MIISALTLQQIETWAGEPILTLSHEHDGVFTKTSVVTFRSGKVCFMKCTKSEAIDLRLEVKSLEIISQENVIRTPKVYCFDSSFILMEYIEKGQIGYNFFYNFGKQLASLHKITSDSFGLSFDNFIGSTLQTNIPDKATRSSWVDFFWDKRLYPQYKIAEEKGLVDEHFASSFSKLERIYPKILASVDHETPSLLHGDLWSGNYLSSKEGEVVLIDTAPYYGHREADLALISLFGGFDVEFHDGYEDAFPLEGDWERRQNIYMLYHVLNHMNIFGDAYKLQAIGLMCYYK; translated from the coding sequence ATGATTATATCTGCCCTTACCTTACAACAAATCGAAACATGGGCTGGTGAGCCTATATTAACTCTTTCACATGAACATGACGGGGTTTTTACGAAAACCTCTGTAGTAACTTTTCGTTCAGGAAAGGTCTGTTTTATGAAGTGCACCAAATCCGAAGCGATAGATCTGAGGCTTGAAGTGAAAAGTCTTGAAATTATATCACAAGAGAATGTCATTCGAACGCCAAAGGTTTATTGTTTTGATTCGAGTTTTATTTTGATGGAGTATATTGAAAAAGGGCAAATAGGGTATAATTTCTTTTACAATTTTGGGAAGCAACTAGCTTCCCTACATAAAATTACTTCGGATAGCTTTGGTTTGTCTTTTGATAATTTCATAGGTTCTACTCTTCAAACAAATATTCCAGATAAGGCTACTCGTAGCTCATGGGTTGATTTCTTTTGGGACAAACGATTGTATCCCCAATATAAAATTGCTGAAGAAAAAGGACTTGTTGATGAGCATTTTGCTTCTAGTTTCTCAAAGTTAGAGCGTATCTATCCAAAGATCTTAGCGTCCGTTGATCATGAGACTCCTTCGCTCCTTCATGGAGACCTATGGAGTGGAAATTACCTTAGTTCAAAAGAGGGTGAGGTTGTTCTTATCGACACTGCACCTTATTATGGTCATAGGGAAGCAGACTTGGCATTAATTTCACTTTTTGGGGGATTTGATGTGGAGTTTCATGATGGATATGAAGATGCTTTTCCACTTGAGGGAGATTGGGAGAGGCGCCAGAATATCTATATGCTCTATCATGTATTGAATCATATGAATATATTTGGGGATGCCTATAAGTTGCAAGCTATTGGCTTGATGTGTTACTATAAGTAA
- the guaA gene encoding glutamine-hydrolyzing GMP synthase produces MQEKILILDFGSQYTQLIGRRVRELNVYCEIHPFNHYPEIDETVKGVILSGSPYSVRDENGPRIDLSEIKGKMPLLGVCYGAQYLAHFFGGEVGASDSREYGRANLQYVNDKNVLLNGVSQDSQVWMSHGDTIVRLPENYEVIASTSDVENAAYHIQGEDTFAIQFHPEVYHSLEGVKILKNFIVDVCGCSQDWTPDSFIEETVAKLKAQIGNDKVVLGLSGGVDSTVAGVLLHRAIGDNLTSIFVDNGLLRKDEFGSVLDSYKGMGLNVIGVDAKQKFYNDLAGVVDPETKRKIIGKDFVEVFDEESHKIQDVKWLGQGTIYPDVIESVSVNGGPSATIKSHHNVGGLPDYMKLKVVEPLNLLFKDEVRRVGKALGIDSKLLGRHPFPGPGLGIRILSDVTPEKVRILQEADAIFINGLREWGLYDDVWQAGVMLLPVQSVGVMGDERTYENVVALRAVASTDGMTADWVHLPYDFLAKVSNDIINKVRGINRVVYDISSKPPATIEWE; encoded by the coding sequence ATGCAGGAGAAAATACTCATATTAGATTTTGGTTCTCAGTATACCCAATTAATAGGGAGACGAGTACGTGAATTAAACGTTTATTGTGAAATTCACCCTTTTAATCATTACCCAGAAATTGATGAAACAGTAAAAGGAGTGATCTTATCAGGAAGCCCATATTCTGTTAGAGATGAAAACGGTCCAAGAATTGATTTGTCAGAAATAAAGGGAAAAATGCCTTTGTTAGGTGTTTGTTATGGTGCCCAATATTTGGCTCACTTTTTCGGTGGAGAAGTGGGAGCATCAGACAGTCGTGAGTATGGTCGTGCAAATCTGCAATATGTAAATGATAAGAATGTTCTTTTGAACGGAGTATCTCAAGACTCACAAGTGTGGATGTCTCATGGAGATACGATTGTACGTCTTCCAGAGAATTATGAGGTGATTGCATCTACAAGTGATGTGGAGAATGCAGCATATCATATTCAAGGAGAAGATACTTTTGCAATTCAGTTTCATCCAGAGGTTTATCACTCTCTAGAGGGAGTGAAGATCTTAAAGAACTTTATTGTGGATGTCTGTGGATGTTCTCAAGATTGGACTCCAGATTCATTTATTGAAGAGACTGTGGCTAAGTTGAAAGCACAGATAGGCAATGATAAAGTGGTTCTAGGTCTTTCTGGTGGTGTTGACTCGACAGTTGCTGGGGTGTTGTTGCACAGGGCAATTGGAGATAATTTAACTTCTATTTTTGTAGATAACGGACTTCTTCGTAAAGATGAGTTCGGGAGTGTATTAGACTCTTACAAAGGGATGGGATTAAATGTGATCGGTGTGGATGCCAAACAGAAATTCTATAATGACTTGGCTGGTGTTGTTGATCCAGAAACGAAACGAAAAATTATAGGAAAAGATTTTGTGGAGGTATTTGACGAGGAGTCTCACAAAATTCAAGATGTGAAGTGGTTGGGACAAGGGACAATCTATCCTGATGTGATTGAGTCCGTTTCAGTTAATGGAGGTCCTTCAGCAACGATTAAGTCTCACCATAACGTAGGTGGTCTTCCTGACTATATGAAGTTAAAAGTGGTAGAGCCTTTGAATTTGTTATTTAAGGATGAAGTTCGCCGTGTAGGTAAAGCTTTAGGTATTGATAGCAAATTGTTGGGACGTCACCCTTTCCCGGGACCAGGACTTGGAATTAGAATTTTAAGTGATGTGACTCCAGAGAAAGTTCGTATTCTTCAAGAGGCAGATGCTATCTTTATTAATGGATTGCGAGAATGGGGCTTATACGACGATGTTTGGCAAGCTGGCGTGATGTTGTTGCCTGTTCAATCTGTTGGAGTCATGGGTGATGAAAGAACTTATGAGAATGTCGTGGCGTTGAGGGCAGTAGCTTCTACAGATGGTATGACCGCGGATTGGGTTCATCTTCCATACGATTTCTTGGCAAAAGTATCTAACGATATCATTAATAAGGTTAGAGGTATTAATCGTGTTGTTTATGACATTTCTTCTAAGCCGCCTGCAACAATTGAGTGGGAATAA
- a CDS encoding DUF2750 domain-containing protein, with amino-acid sequence METKKEILLKLNSFLNEVSNTGEVWALENKVGFATTQSTIYADQDGKPIFKLCFWDSEEKVKQIQSEEWKEYDATSFPLGEFLEQWCVGIANEGYHIEINLDNNYVGYEIHPLELAMIIIEKLQETNASVPLQHYVSLQDFYEQIKHTIQ; translated from the coding sequence ATGGAAACGAAGAAAGAAATATTATTAAAGCTCAACAGTTTTCTGAATGAGGTATCTAATACAGGAGAAGTATGGGCTCTTGAAAACAAAGTTGGATTTGCTACAACACAATCTACCATATATGCAGACCAAGATGGCAAACCCATTTTTAAACTGTGTTTCTGGGATAGCGAAGAGAAAGTCAAACAAATCCAATCCGAAGAGTGGAAAGAGTATGATGCGACTAGCTTTCCTCTAGGTGAATTTCTAGAACAATGGTGTGTCGGAATTGCAAACGAAGGTTACCATATAGAGATCAATCTCGACAACAATTATGTAGGTTATGAGATACACCCTCTTGAATTAGCAATGATCATCATCGAAAAACTTCAAGAGACCAATGCAAGCGTACCTCTTCAACACTATGTTAGTCTACAAGATTTCTATGAGCAGATTAAACATACTATTCAATAA
- a CDS encoding AAA family ATPase codes for MQKKEFISKLKSSVHFDLTSDQMGLIEAIYDFIFLENQSNIFILKGYAGTGKTTIIGLIIQTLRHFGVSTTQMAPTGRAAKILNDHTKLSVSTIHKKIYQQRNVGSIDFKFDPRKSKDEFQVYFVDEASMISNHNFKDAIFGSGNILEDLVSATITSETNKLILIGDDAQLPPIGQDNAPALDKDYLYGFGFGVSDYKISKIIRHQEDSGILHNATKIRLLLHEQSEETSIKFDIQGFDDIIPTNGRDILEQLESCYDKNGVSETILITRSNKRANTFNQGIRNSIFFYEEKIDNNDLIMVVKNNYFWSKQYKDIDFVANGEIAKVIRVGKTENRYGHDFVHLDLILTESNIEINCLAFLDLLHSEEGNMSFEKTKELYFNILEEHPDACTKQEQWKIIRESPYFNALQIKFSYAITCHKAQGGQWKNVVIDQGYITEEHINSNFYKWLYTAITRAKDSVYLLNFNKEFYHESDIEYF; via the coding sequence ATGCAAAAAAAAGAATTTATCTCAAAGCTAAAATCTTCGGTCCATTTTGATCTCACATCCGATCAAATGGGCCTCATTGAGGCTATTTATGACTTTATTTTTCTTGAAAATCAGTCAAATATTTTCATTCTTAAAGGATATGCAGGAACTGGCAAAACAACAATCATTGGTCTGATAATCCAAACATTACGCCATTTCGGCGTCTCGACGACACAAATGGCTCCCACTGGACGCGCAGCAAAAATACTAAACGATCACACCAAGCTATCGGTCTCCACAATTCACAAAAAAATTTACCAACAGAGAAATGTTGGAAGTATCGATTTTAAGTTCGATCCTAGAAAATCTAAAGATGAATTTCAAGTTTATTTTGTAGATGAAGCCTCCATGATATCAAATCACAACTTCAAAGACGCAATATTTGGTTCGGGAAACATCCTTGAAGATCTTGTCAGTGCCACAATCACAAGCGAAACAAATAAACTAATCCTTATCGGTGATGACGCACAGCTTCCACCAATAGGGCAAGATAATGCTCCGGCTCTTGACAAAGACTATCTTTATGGATTTGGTTTTGGAGTCTCTGACTATAAGATTAGCAAAATTATTCGACATCAAGAAGACTCTGGAATTCTTCATAATGCCACAAAAATACGCCTTCTTCTCCACGAACAATCAGAAGAAACCTCCATTAAATTTGATATTCAAGGATTTGATGATATTATCCCAACAAACGGAAGAGACATATTAGAACAACTAGAATCTTGCTACGATAAAAATGGCGTTTCTGAAACAATCCTAATCACCCGATCCAATAAAAGAGCAAACACTTTTAATCAAGGAATTCGCAACTCTATCTTTTTCTATGAAGAGAAGATAGACAACAACGACCTTATTATGGTTGTAAAAAACAACTACTTTTGGAGCAAGCAATACAAAGACATTGATTTTGTTGCCAATGGAGAAATTGCGAAAGTCATTAGAGTCGGCAAAACAGAAAACCGCTATGGTCATGATTTTGTACACCTAGATCTCATCCTTACGGAAAGCAATATCGAAATCAACTGTCTTGCCTTTCTTGATCTTTTACACTCTGAAGAGGGAAATATGAGCTTTGAAAAAACCAAAGAGTTATATTTTAATATACTTGAAGAGCACCCTGACGCTTGCACCAAACAGGAACAATGGAAGATTATTAGAGAATCACCATATTTCAATGCACTACAAATTAAGTTCTCGTATGCAATTACATGTCATAAAGCCCAAGGAGGTCAGTGGAAAAATGTAGTCATCGATCAAGGTTACATTACAGAGGAACACATTAACAGCAACTTCTACAAATGGCTATACACAGCAATAACAAGAGCCAAAGACTCCGTTTATCTACTAAATTTCAACAAAGAATTCTATCATGAAAGTGACATCGAATACTTTTAA
- a CDS encoding DUF3822 family protein, with protein MESTVYIDKTVSNEVFYKYERSIQVSLDGFSFSITDSSGKTPRVLAFGFESLVATPRHLISVALSTWLKTLPFLQEDFRRTSIVFDLGNVVSIPVGLFSSEDVYAYCKLHFPSFNAEEDRCIWNQSHGLTWGVLFTVPCTILEEIQATFKEVHFLHLHTLMHQIGCSMPQTRDCVAWISVKRAFMSLFLKNGNGDLLLANHYCLDGEMDMSYYLLCASEQCDVSFENLRVVLMGDVSFDNESVRLLQAECKYIDFFNGEVLCDLDTEDLSRNVSMYMPFLNVYKCELLVDNLEESS; from the coding sequence ATGGAATCCACTGTCTACATTGATAAAACGGTTTCTAATGAAGTATTTTACAAATATGAAAGATCCATCCAAGTAAGCTTGGATGGATTTTCTTTTTCTATAACTGATAGTAGTGGGAAGACTCCTCGAGTATTGGCTTTTGGTTTTGAGTCACTTGTTGCCACTCCGCGACATTTGATATCCGTTGCTTTGTCTACTTGGTTAAAGACTTTGCCATTTCTTCAAGAGGATTTTAGACGGACCTCTATTGTTTTTGATTTAGGAAATGTGGTGAGCATTCCTGTAGGACTATTCTCTAGTGAGGATGTCTATGCTTATTGTAAGTTACATTTCCCATCTTTTAATGCGGAGGAGGATCGCTGTATTTGGAATCAGTCTCATGGTTTGACATGGGGGGTTCTTTTTACTGTACCGTGTACGATATTGGAGGAGATACAAGCGACTTTTAAAGAAGTTCACTTTTTACACCTTCATACTTTGATGCATCAGATCGGTTGCTCTATGCCTCAAACGAGGGATTGTGTGGCATGGATTTCAGTAAAACGTGCTTTTATGAGTCTGTTCTTGAAAAATGGCAACGGTGATTTGTTGTTGGCGAACCACTACTGTTTGGATGGTGAGATGGATATGAGCTATTATCTTTTATGTGCTTCAGAACAGTGTGATGTTTCCTTTGAAAATTTGAGAGTAGTTCTTATGGGTGACGTCTCTTTTGATAATGAAAGTGTTCGTCTACTTCAGGCAGAGTGTAAATATATTGATTTTTTTAATGGTGAGGTATTGTGCGATTTAGATACAGAGGATTTGAGTCGTAATGTGTCGATGTACATGCCTTTCTTAAATGTATATAAATGCGAATTATTGGTGGACAATTTAGAGGAAAGCAGTTGA
- a CDS encoding RsmD family RNA methyltransferase yields the protein MRIIGGQFRGKQLSPGKKFTARPTTDFARESLFNILRNRIDFEEVVFLDLFGGTGAISYEMASHGCRDITIVEKDNKHYGFIRSSIDELKISRLVSAIRGDVFRFISSSRRKYDLIFADPPYELDNISEIPEKIFARELLSEDGILIVEHGKNTDYSTHPNFSELRKYGSVHFSFFEIKTEV from the coding sequence ATGCGAATTATTGGTGGACAATTTAGAGGAAAGCAGTTGAGTCCAGGGAAAAAGTTCACTGCTAGGCCTACGACAGACTTTGCAAGAGAGAGTCTTTTTAATATCTTGAGAAATCGTATCGATTTTGAAGAGGTCGTTTTTTTGGACCTTTTTGGAGGAACTGGTGCTATTTCATATGAGATGGCTTCGCATGGGTGTAGAGATATTACAATTGTTGAAAAGGACAATAAACACTATGGTTTTATTCGCTCTTCTATCGATGAGTTAAAGATATCTCGTTTGGTGAGTGCAATTCGTGGGGATGTTTTTCGATTTATCTCTTCCTCTAGAAGGAAGTATGATCTTATTTTTGCTGATCCTCCATATGAATTGGATAATATTTCAGAAATTCCAGAAAAAATTTTTGCGAGGGAATTGCTGTCTGAAGATGGTATTTTGATTGTGGAGCATGGTAAAAATACGGACTATTCCACTCATCCTAATTTCAGCGAGTTAAGAAAATATGGGAGTGTTCATTTTTCTTTTTTTGAGATAAAAACGGAAGTGTAA
- a CDS encoding CapA family protein — MNYKVSFLTTLLLLVSMTLFGQKRVSMTFIGDIMGHGAQLEDADYKLHQDSLVNPYQHCFQYIKRSLSKSDFTIGNLEVTLAGEPYSGYPTFSSPTSLLEACRNAGIDLFALANNHVMDRGFRGVRRTISALEERNIPYMGAYIDSASRANKSYLVLEKEGIRIGVLNYTYGTNGIAVRPPIVVNKIDTTQIRQDVACLQQKGVDQIVTMFHWGYEYHLKPSVAQKKLTSFMHHLGVRVVIGSHPHVVQPINWNREKGELCVYSLGNFISNQRECPKDVGLIVNLEFVKDSISCRLDSVSYQTTYVHRYPQGEGYGFEVLPYHYVGGDSIAAFDKTFRKKASHDVHVIDSLLKKSDAYAHQYSDQFKDIIPKRIKMKSVKF; from the coding sequence ATGAATTATAAAGTTTCTTTTCTCACAACGCTACTTCTTTTAGTCTCTATGACTTTGTTTGGTCAAAAGAGGGTCTCTATGACATTTATTGGGGATATTATGGGACATGGGGCCCAATTAGAGGATGCAGACTATAAGTTGCATCAGGACTCTCTTGTAAATCCATACCAACACTGTTTTCAGTATATAAAACGATCCCTTTCTAAGTCTGATTTCACAATAGGAAATCTTGAGGTTACTTTGGCAGGAGAACCCTATTCGGGTTATCCAACGTTCTCTTCTCCAACCTCCCTTTTAGAGGCATGTCGTAACGCAGGAATCGATCTATTTGCTTTGGCTAATAATCATGTAATGGATCGAGGTTTTAGAGGGGTTAGACGAACTATCTCTGCATTGGAGGAGCGTAATATACCATATATGGGAGCCTATATAGATAGTGCCTCTCGTGCGAATAAATCTTATTTGGTTTTGGAAAAAGAGGGGATACGAATAGGCGTGTTGAATTATACTTATGGAACCAATGGTATTGCAGTTCGCCCTCCTATCGTGGTGAATAAAATTGATACAACACAAATAAGGCAAGATGTTGCTTGTTTACAACAAAAAGGAGTAGATCAGATTGTGACGATGTTTCATTGGGGGTATGAATATCACTTGAAGCCTTCGGTAGCTCAAAAGAAACTTACATCTTTCATGCATCATCTAGGAGTTCGTGTGGTGATTGGTTCGCACCCACATGTGGTTCAACCTATCAATTGGAATAGAGAAAAAGGGGAGTTGTGTGTCTATTCACTAGGTAATTTTATCTCTAATCAGCGAGAGTGTCCTAAAGATGTCGGACTTATTGTAAACCTCGAATTTGTGAAAGATTCTATCTCCTGCAGATTGGATAGTGTCTCTTATCAAACGACGTATGTTCATCGCTATCCTCAAGGAGAGGGCTATGGTTTTGAGGTGTTGCCATATCATTATGTTGGAGGTGACTCCATTGCAGCTTTTGATAAGACTTTTCGAAAAAAAGCTAGTCATGATGTTCATGTCATTGACTCACTTTTGAAAAAAAGTGATGCTTATGCTCATCAATATTCTGATCAGTTCAAAGATATTATTCCCAAACGAATTAAAATGAAAAGTGTTAAATTTTAG
- the ubiE gene encoding bifunctional demethylmenaquinone methyltransferase/2-methoxy-6-polyprenyl-1,4-benzoquinol methylase UbiE encodes MVNPYNHSNLGKKEQVAEMFNAIAPKYDFLNHWLSFGIDKLWRKKAVRLLSPFSPKNILDVATGTGDFAVEVNKLKPEHIIGMDISEGMMKIAEEKISNLGLQETISFEVGDSEAMRFSTESMDAITVGFGVRNFEHLEIGLSEFYRVLKAGGVACVLEFSKPRAFPVKQLYNFYSYYVLPWWGRIVSKDKRAYTYLPESVAAFPDGEDFIAILNKVGFHNVKEYRLTFGIATIYLAVK; translated from the coding sequence GTGGTAAATCCGTACAATCATTCAAATCTTGGCAAGAAAGAACAAGTTGCAGAGATGTTTAATGCCATAGCACCTAAGTATGATTTTTTGAATCACTGGCTTTCATTTGGCATTGATAAACTTTGGCGTAAAAAGGCCGTACGCCTACTGAGCCCTTTTTCTCCTAAGAATATCTTAGATGTTGCAACAGGAACAGGAGATTTTGCAGTAGAAGTAAATAAGCTGAAGCCTGAACATATTATTGGAATGGATATTTCTGAGGGAATGATGAAGATTGCCGAAGAGAAGATCTCTAATTTGGGGTTGCAAGAGACGATCTCTTTTGAAGTGGGCGATTCTGAAGCAATGAGATTTTCAACAGAGAGTATGGATGCTATAACTGTAGGTTTCGGAGTGCGTAATTTTGAACATCTTGAAATTGGCCTTTCCGAATTCTACAGAGTATTAAAGGCAGGAGGAGTAGCCTGTGTTCTTGAATTTAGTAAACCTAGAGCTTTTCCTGTAAAGCAACTATATAACTTCTACTCATATTATGTGTTACCTTGGTGGGGACGAATTGTTTCTAAAGATAAACGTGCTTATACTTATCTTCCAGAATCGGTTGCAGCCTTTCCTGATGGCGAAGATTTTATTGCTATACTTAACAAGGTAGGTTTCCATAATGTCAAAGAGTATCGATTAACTTTTGGAATTGCAACGATTTATTTGGCAGTTAAATAA
- a CDS encoding PorT family protein, translating to MRRLTLTISLCVIFAVNAVAQWSTVPNLTTYDKRKFHFGFFLGTNYMDFGFNYYSMPSLNPNYIAPSSSGDGFKYDPNSNVVAEVSSLTLGFTVGITTSLRINSWLDLRFLPGMSFGERKITYSFPKNGTYPSSSVDEGDIVSTPYSYVAKSTYIDLPILFKFKAQRAVNFRPYFVAGASCRIDLETRDDDDDLVKLNGTSYMAEVGVGFDSFLQYFKFSTELRYGIGINNVLGDIPDPKQVDDFDPQFMYPLKGLRPHVVTLIFYFE from the coding sequence ATGAGAAGACTCACTTTGACGATATCGTTATGTGTGATTTTTGCTGTGAACGCTGTTGCCCAATGGAGTACAGTTCCAAATTTGACCACATATGATAAGCGAAAGTTTCATTTTGGATTTTTCTTAGGAACCAATTATATGGATTTTGGGTTTAATTACTATAGTATGCCATCCTTAAATCCCAATTATATAGCTCCCTCGAGTAGTGGAGATGGTTTTAAATATGATCCAAACAGCAATGTCGTTGCTGAGGTATCTTCTCTTACGCTAGGTTTTACAGTGGGAATTACAACTTCCTTACGAATCAATTCTTGGCTTGATCTACGTTTTCTTCCAGGAATGTCTTTTGGAGAGCGAAAAATAACCTACTCATTCCCTAAAAATGGGACTTACCCTTCTAGTAGTGTGGATGAGGGTGATATTGTATCTACTCCCTATAGTTATGTCGCTAAATCAACCTATATTGACCTACCTATCTTGTTTAAATTTAAAGCACAACGAGCAGTCAATTTTCGTCCATATTTTGTTGCTGGAGCAAGTTGTAGGATTGATTTGGAAACCCGAGATGATGACGATGATTTGGTTAAATTGAATGGTACTAGTTATATGGCAGAAGTTGGTGTCGGTTTTGATTCATTTTTGCAGTATTTTAAGTTTTCGACGGAGTTGAGGTATGGGATAGGAATCAATAATGTTTTGGGTGATATTCCTGATCCTAAACAGGTAGATGATTTTGATCCGCAATTTATGTATCCTTTAAAAGGTCTTCGTCCACATGTAGTCACATTGATATTCTATTTTGAGTAA
- a CDS encoding FAD-binding protein, translating to MRKDINITATPKQASDVRSLYPEIAKKLNIDKKRICDIIVRRSSIDARRSNIKVNLSLLVDIDQKELPPKRPSFSYPDVSSSPSVIIVGAGPAGMFAALRLIELGLKPIVLERGKDVYDRKEDISAIHNKHIVHPDSNYGFGEGGAGTFSDGKLYTRSKKRGDVRRILEIFNFHGAQDEILIEAHPHIGTNVLPKVVMKMRESILHAGGEVHFGTKVVDFILEKDYMKGVVLNDGKELFANAVLLATGHSARDIYYTLYEKGVELEPKAFAMGVRLEHPQEVIDHIQYHGKDRGEYLPAASYSFVEQVKDRGVYSFCMCPGGIVVPAATAPDELVVNGMSPSSRGGKFANAGLVVEIHPEDLGNTSDPLVGLKYQERLEKLCFEEAGRTQNAPAQRMIDFVLGKASTTIPKSSYRPGLTPSRLDQWLPENISSRLRRGFELMGRRAKGFLTNDAKIIGVESRTSSPVRIPRDMDTLSHIRVKNFYPCGEGAGYAGGIVSSAMDGERCAEMIAQRLKG from the coding sequence ATGAGAAAAGATATTAATATTACTGCTACACCGAAGCAAGCGTCTGATGTTAGAAGCTTGTATCCAGAGATAGCGAAGAAATTGAATATAGATAAGAAGCGTATTTGTGATATTATAGTACGTCGTTCATCTATAGATGCGAGAAGATCAAATATCAAAGTGAACTTAAGTTTATTGGTTGATATTGACCAAAAAGAGTTGCCTCCCAAGAGGCCATCTTTTAGTTATCCTGATGTTTCATCTAGTCCTTCTGTGATAATTGTTGGTGCTGGACCTGCAGGAATGTTTGCAGCTTTGAGGTTGATCGAGCTAGGATTGAAGCCAATTGTTCTGGAAAGAGGTAAAGATGTTTATGATCGCAAGGAGGATATATCTGCGATACACAATAAGCACATTGTTCATCCTGATTCTAATTATGGCTTTGGAGAAGGAGGTGCTGGAACATTTTCTGATGGAAAGTTATACACTCGTTCTAAAAAGAGGGGTGATGTTCGTCGTATTCTTGAGATATTTAATTTTCATGGAGCTCAAGATGAGATTCTTATAGAGGCACATCCCCATATTGGTACCAATGTTCTTCCAAAAGTAGTGATGAAAATGAGGGAATCTATTTTACATGCTGGTGGAGAGGTTCATTTTGGAACCAAAGTGGTTGACTTTATATTAGAAAAAGACTATATGAAAGGGGTTGTCTTGAATGATGGTAAAGAATTGTTTGCAAATGCAGTTCTACTAGCCACAGGGCACTCTGCACGTGATATATATTACACCCTGTACGAAAAAGGGGTAGAACTAGAACCTAAAGCGTTTGCAATGGGGGTGAGGTTGGAACACCCTCAAGAGGTGATCGATCATATTCAATATCATGGAAAGGATCGAGGCGAATATTTGCCTGCTGCTTCCTATTCATTCGTTGAGCAGGTGAAGGATCGTGGAGTATATTCTTTCTGTATGTGTCCCGGTGGAATTGTAGTTCCTGCGGCGACAGCACCTGATGAACTTGTTGTGAATGGGATGTCTCCTTCAAGTAGAGGGGGGAAATTTGCCAATGCTGGTTTGGTTGTGGAGATACATCCTGAGGATCTTGGCAATACATCTGACCCTTTGGTTGGATTGAAGTATCAAGAACGGCTTGAAAAGCTGTGTTTTGAAGAGGCCGGAAGGACTCAGAATGCCCCAGCCCAGCGTATGATAGATTTTGTGTTAGGCAAAGCTTCTACGACTATACCTAAATCATCTTATAGGCCTGGATTGACTCCTTCTCGTTTAGATCAGTGGTTGCCTGAGAACATCTCTTCTCGTTTGCGTAGAGGTTTCGAGTTGATGGGAAGAAGAGCAAAAGGATTTCTAACGAATGATGCTAAAATTATTGGTGTTGAATCTAGAACTTCATCTCCTGTAAGGATTCCTCGTGATATGGATACGTTAAGTCATATTCGAGTGAAGAATTTTTATCCTTGTGGAGAAGGTGCTGGTTATGCAGGTGGAATTGTCTCCTCTGCCATGGATGGAGAGCGATGTGCTGAGATGATTGCACAGAGGTTGAAAGGATAA